From Garra rufa chromosome 19, GarRuf1.0, whole genome shotgun sequence, the proteins below share one genomic window:
- the LOC141292846 gene encoding uncharacterized protein: MGVADDLCDALFRWIKEQEKCADHLMALANELENMREVMTAGQLVGNTATVLGSAALVGTGIATFLTGGLAAPLLVAAAGITAGVGTATSLTLSLVENWKSSETMKDAEKTTEQIKQILNNIERLQQKLQEECESQGLEASSSDDVQCEITARILRAVAKRSGRDLPLSRIRNLFRSDGMYTPYRHAGFNPDTVFFHTVSSLLVFLGYSAVFLKTVATKGQKLYTPFFVTATEGMAGLSLKAVAKGTGQVAGGIFGLVFTVPDLIDNCEELIKNKHQTEASRFLKKKANELREAVKKLKKQLNELQEMLNQIPEVECHVDLAQEMFGSQIYTQGTICMEYKQTQKQDRKRFTQRFILLCTKDIGVTQYGSTGKNKGKDKSGDNKKRQKKATSTQGRSLNQQWKPAFQRIPPHKSKTKVKELKFHLPKIIMSNVRSLPNKIEEVKEMMEDVENCNYDLMFFTETWLNRNSRSFILEGCRLFRVDRDPRLTQKSRGGGQMMLVNEAWATDVEVENIRITPDYELMEVSIIPHDHPEGAPPLTFIHVYIPPGPNNAQAANDIAGFYYDALERYPGGPVFLLGDFNRCDITHLLDLEQYVTCPTRYNNTLDRCYGNVPGAYRSECRPPLGRSDHNVIHLIPKDASDKNDSSEDKKCTHDNTKSRKQ; encoded by the exons ATGGGTGTGGCAGACGATCTGTGCGATGCGCTGTTCCGTTGGATTAAGGAGCAGGAGAAATGTGCAGATCATCTCATGGCTTTGGCCAATGAGCTGGAGAATATGAGGGAGGTGATGACTGCAGGCCAGTTGGTGGGAAACACAGCAACTGTGCTTGGGTCTGCCGCCCTAGTTGGAACAGGCATTGCAACATTTCTGACTGGAGGCCTGGCTGCACCTTTACTGGTAGCAGCAGCTGGTATCACAGCCGGAGTGGGTACTGCAACTAGTCTTACACTTTCGCTTGTGGAGAACTGGAAATCCAGTGAAACAATGAAAGATGCAGAGAAGACTACTGAACAAATTAAACAGATTCTGAACAACATTGAAAGGCTCCAGCAGAAACTCCAGGAGGAGTGTGAGAGTCAAGGCTTAGAAGCTTCATCCTCCGATGACGTGCAATGTGAAATCACAGCGAGAATCCTGAGAGCCGTGGCCAAACGGAGTGGTAGAGATCTGCCCCTCAGTCGCATAAGGAACCTCTTTAGAAGTGATGGCATGTATACACCTTACAGACATGCAGGGTTTAATCCAGACACTGTATTCTTCCACACTGTCAGTTCTTTGCTAGTATTCCTTGGATATTCTGCCGTCTTTCTGAAAACAGTGGCAACAAAAGGACAAAAATTGTATACTCCATTTTTTGTGACAGCTACTGAAGGAATGGCTGGCCTTTCACTGAAAGCTGTGGCAAAAGGAACAGGCCAG GTTGCAGGAGGAATCTTTGGGCTGGTATTCACAGTTCCTGATCTGATTGATAACTGTGAAGAACTGATTAAGAACAAACATCAGACTGAAGCTAGtagatttttgaagaaaaaagctAATGAACTCCGTGAGGCtgtgaaaaaattaaaaaagcaatTGAATGAATTACA AGAGATGCTCAATCAAATCCCTGAAGTGGAGTGTCATGTTGATTTGGCTCAGGAGATGTTTGGATCACAAATATACACACAAGGCACCATTTGTATGGAGTATAAACAGACCCAAAAGCAGGACAGGAAGAGGTTTACACAGAGGTTTATTCTCCTATGCACAAAAGACATAGGAGTAACTCAGTATGGTTCCacaggtaaaaacaaaggtaaagaCAAATCAGGTGACAACAAGAAAAGACAGAAGAAGGCTACTTCAACTCAAGGCAGGTCCCTTAACCAGCAGTGGAAACCAGCTTTTCAGAGGATACCACCCCACAAGTCTAAAACAAAAGTAAAGGAATTAAAGTTCCACCTTCCTAAAATAATCATGTCTAATGTGCGTTCTCTTCCAAACAAAATAGAGGAGGTCAAAGAAATGATGGAAGATGTGGAAAACTGTAACTACGATCTGATGTTTTTCACAGAGACATGGTTGAACAGAAACTCACGCAGCTTTATCTTGGAGGGATGTAGGTTATTCCGGGTTGATCGTGATCCACGGCTTACTCAGAAAAGTAGAGGAGGGGGACAGATGATGCTCGTGAATGAGGCCTGGGCGACTGATGTGGAGGTGGAAAACATCAGGATTACTCCAGATTATGAGTTAATGGAAGTGTCCATTATACCACATGACCACCCTGAGGGTGCTCCACCGCTTACCTTCATCCATGTGTATATCCCTCCAGGACCTAATAATGCTCAAGCTGCCAATGACATTGCTGGTTTTTACTATGATGCTCTGGAGAGGTATCCAGGTGGTCCCGTTTTCTTGTTGGGTGATTTCAACCGGTGTGACATCACTCATCTCTTGGACCTGGAGCAATATGTCACATGCCCAACCAGATACAATAACACCCTGGATAGGTGCTATGGAAATGTGCCAGGGGCTTATCGATCTGAATGCAGACCCCCACTTGGCAGGTCAGACCACAATGTCATTCATTTGATTCCTAAAGACGCATCGGATAAAAATGACTCTTCCGAAGATAAGAAGTGTACACATGACAATACCAAATCCAGAAAGCAATAA
- the ammecr1 gene encoding nuclear protein AMMECR1: protein MGRKRCVGADCSKMAAGCCGVKKQKLSGSPGAGGPGGAGSGVAGTGHCGSELGIGSSSTIVAGNVNRVNGLGGPGGSSSSSSSSSSSSSSNNTTNALSPTPGGYNSTGLSPTLSPGPGSGARKMVVSAEMCCFCFDVLYCHLYGYQPPRTPRFTNDPYPLFVTWKIGRDKRLRGCIGTFSAMNLHSGLREYTLTSALKDSRFPPMTRDELQRLFCSVSLLTNFEDVGDYLDWEVGVHGIRIEFFNEKGSKRTATYLPEVAKEQGWDHIQTIDSLLRKGGYKAPITNDFRKTIKLTRYRSEKMTMSYAEYIAHRQHHHYQNGIGHPLPPYNHYS, encoded by the exons ATGGGTCGGAAGCGGTGTGTTGGTGCAGATTGTTCGAAGATGGCGGCCGGGTGCTGCGGGGTGAAGAAGCAGAAGTTGTCGGGATCCCCCGGAGCGGGGGGTCCCGGCGGGGCGGGCAGCGGAGTAGCCGGGACCGGACATTGTGGATCGGAATTGGGGATCGGGTCGTCGTCGACTATCGTGGCCGGGAACGTGAATCGGGTGAACGGCCTGGGGGGTCCGGggggtagtagtagtagtagcagcagcagcagcagcagcagcagcagcaacaacaccACCAATGCTCTGTCCCCAACTCCAGGAGGCTACAACTCCACCGGCCTCTCCCCGACCCTCAGTCCTGGCCCTGGCTCTGGCGCCAGGAAAATGGTCGTTTCGGCGGAGATGTGTTGCTTTTGCTTCGACGTGCTTTATTGCCATCTATACGGATACCAGCCTCCTCGAACACCCAGGTTTACAAACGACCCCTA TCCACTGTTTGTCACTTGGAAAATCGGCCGGGACAAGCGGTTAAGGGGTTGTATAGGTACATTTTCTGCCATGAACCTGCACTCAGGACTCAGGGAGTACACCCTTACCAG TGCCCTTAAAGACAGTCGCTTTCCCCCCATGACAAGGGACGAGCTGCAGCGCCTCTTCTGCTCAGTGTCTCTGCTCACCAACTTTGAGGACGTTGGTGATTACCTAGACTGGGAG GTGGGTGTTCACGGCATTAGGATagaattttttaatgaaaaaggaTCAAAGCGCACCGCCACCTACCTGCCAGAGGTTGCGAAGGAGCAAG GATGGGACCACATTCAGACCATAGATTCCTTACTTCGAAAGGGAGGTTACAAAGCTCCCATCACAAATGACTTCAGGAAGACTATTAAATTGACCAG GTACCGTAGTGAAAAGATGACCATGAGCTACGCAGAATACATCGCCCACCGCCAGCATCATCACTACCAGAATGGCATCGGGCACCCTCTCCCTCCGTACAACCATTATTCCTGA